The Paracoccus liaowanqingii genome window below encodes:
- a CDS encoding TetR/AcrR family transcriptional regulator, which translates to MARTTGSRATITGPLIRDKARRLFARQGYAAVSMRQIAAAVGVQAGTLYSYTPDKQALLADLLESHMQDLLAAWSDDAQADPLARLERFVRFHIAFSLDHSDAVFLSYMELRNLTPGNFARIADLRGRYEAALEDILRDGIAAGRMRIEDPKLTTLALIAMLTGVTNWYREGGRLDRARIAQIYWGLAQGAVGAA; encoded by the coding sequence ATGGCCCGCACCACTGGTTCCCGCGCAACGATCACCGGCCCGCTGATCCGCGACAAGGCCCGGCGCCTCTTCGCGCGGCAGGGCTATGCGGCGGTCTCGATGCGCCAGATCGCGGCGGCGGTGGGGGTGCAGGCCGGGACGCTCTACAGCTACACGCCCGACAAGCAGGCGCTGCTGGCCGACCTGCTGGAAAGCCACATGCAGGACCTGCTGGCCGCCTGGTCCGACGATGCGCAGGCCGACCCGCTGGCCCGGCTGGAACGCTTCGTACGCTTCCACATCGCCTTCAGCCTGGACCATTCCGACGCGGTCTTCCTGTCCTACATGGAGCTGCGCAACCTGACGCCCGGGAACTTCGCCCGCATCGCCGACCTGCGCGGCCGCTACGAGGCCGCGCTGGAGGACATCCTGCGCGACGGCATCGCGGCGGGCCGGATGCGGATCGAGGATCCCAAGCTGACCACGCTCGCGCTCATCGCCATGCTGACCGGCGTGACCAACTGGTACCGCGAGGGCGGGCGGCTGGACCGCGCCCGCATCGCCCAGATCTACTGGGGCCTAGCGCAGGGTGCCGTCGGCGCCGCCTGA